In a genomic window of Glaciimonas sp. PCH181:
- a CDS encoding slipin family protein has translation MMTLGVGFSGIVVLVIAVIALSAIRVMREYERGVIFMLGRFWKVKGPGLVLLIPGIQQMVRVDLRTVVFDVPPQDVITRDNVSVKVNAVVYFRIVDPEKSVIQVVRFFDATSQLAQTTLRSVLGKHELDELLSERERLNLDIQKVLDSQTDAWGIKVSTVEIKHVDINETMIRAIARQAEAERERRAKIIHAEGELQASEKLLQAAQMLAQQPQAMQLRYLQTLTNIAGDKSSTIIFPVPMDIFTILANAKGDTLPEQSHLL, from the coding sequence ATGATGACCCTTGGCGTCGGTTTCAGTGGGATTGTAGTTCTGGTCATCGCGGTGATAGCGCTTTCCGCCATCCGCGTCATGCGCGAATATGAACGCGGGGTCATCTTCATGTTGGGCCGGTTCTGGAAAGTGAAGGGGCCGGGGTTGGTGTTGCTGATTCCCGGGATTCAGCAAATGGTTAGAGTCGATTTGCGTACCGTCGTATTCGATGTGCCGCCGCAGGATGTGATCACCCGCGACAATGTCTCGGTCAAGGTGAATGCGGTCGTGTATTTTCGGATTGTTGATCCGGAGAAGTCCGTGATTCAAGTGGTCAGATTTTTTGATGCTACCAGCCAGTTGGCGCAGACGACTTTGCGCTCGGTGCTTGGTAAACATGAACTGGATGAGTTGTTATCCGAACGCGAAAGGCTTAATCTGGACATTCAGAAAGTGCTGGATTCGCAAACCGATGCTTGGGGAATCAAAGTGTCTACCGTTGAAATTAAACATGTCGATATTAACGAAACAATGATTCGCGCCATCGCCCGCCAGGCGGAGGCCGAACGTGAACGCCGCGCCAAGATCATTCATGCCGAAGGTGAATTGCAAGCCTCGGAAAAGCTTCTGCAAGCAGCGCAAATGCTGGCCCAGCAGCCACAAGCGATGCAATTGCGTTATCTGCAAACGCTGACCAACATCGCGGGAGATAAGAGTTCGACGATTATTTTCCCGGTGCCGATGGACATTTTCACAATACTGGCAAATGCAAAAGGGGATACCTTGCCAGAGCAAAGTCACTTGTTATAG
- a CDS encoding class I fructose-bisphosphate aldolase, which yields MSLSEQDLAQTVAVLIAPGKGILAADESTGTIEKRFTAVNVASTKESRRDYRELLFSTPGLGDFISGVILYEETLRQKNTAGVPLSAVLTAQGILTGIKVDTGTVALPGFPGEKITQGLDGLAQRLSEYKQLGASFAKWRAVIAIGAGIPTSEGIASNAYTLARYAALCQEAGIVPIVEPEVLMDGDHTITTCEKVTEQVLHAVFHALHQQRVMLEYMLLKPNMVVPGATCSERSSAQLIAQATLSCLRRTVPAAVPGINFLSGGQTDAAATSNLNAMNAAGKQPWNVSFSYGRALQASAIKVWGGAVGNKEAAQQALYLRARLNSAAVQGNYAAAMEEE from the coding sequence ATGTCGCTATCCGAACAAGACCTGGCGCAAACCGTTGCCGTACTAATAGCACCCGGCAAAGGTATTCTTGCGGCCGACGAAAGCACTGGCACCATTGAGAAGCGTTTCACTGCCGTGAATGTGGCATCCACAAAGGAAAGTCGACGCGATTATCGGGAGTTATTGTTCTCCACGCCGGGATTGGGCGACTTCATCAGCGGCGTGATTCTTTACGAAGAAACGCTCAGGCAAAAAAATACCGCCGGGGTACCACTTTCCGCAGTGTTGACGGCACAGGGAATATTAACCGGCATCAAAGTCGACACAGGCACGGTGGCGCTGCCCGGCTTCCCCGGCGAGAAAATTACCCAGGGGCTGGATGGTCTTGCACAACGTCTGAGCGAATACAAACAATTAGGCGCGAGCTTTGCCAAATGGCGGGCGGTCATCGCCATCGGCGCTGGCATTCCTACGTCAGAGGGGATCGCTAGCAATGCCTACACGCTTGCACGCTACGCCGCGCTGTGTCAGGAGGCGGGGATAGTTCCGATTGTCGAGCCAGAGGTTTTGATGGACGGCGACCATACCATTACCACCTGTGAAAAGGTGACCGAGCAAGTACTGCATGCGGTATTTCATGCCCTGCATCAGCAGCGCGTCATGCTGGAGTACATGTTGCTGAAACCGAATATGGTGGTGCCCGGCGCGACATGCTCAGAGCGAAGTTCGGCGCAGCTAATCGCACAAGCAACCCTTAGCTGTCTGCGGCGCACGGTGCCAGCAGCGGTGCCGGGCATCAATTTTCTGTCTGGCGGACAAACCGATGCTGCCGCCACGTCTAATTTGAATGCGATGAACGCCGCTGGAAAGCAGCCTTGGAATGTGAGCTTCTCGTATGGGCGTGCGCTGCAGGCCTCGGCGATAAAAGTTTGGGGAGGTGCAGTCGGGAATAAAGAGGCCGCGCAACAAGCGCTATATTTGCGTGCGCGTTTGAATAGTGCGGCGGTGCAGGGAAACTACGCGGCGGCGATGGAGGAGGAATAA